GTGCTTTTCATCACGGTCATTGGTGTGCTGAAATCCATCCCGGCATTTTGGGCTGATTGTATGACCTTTCTACTCTTCGTCTTACTCCAGTCTCTCTATTACTCAGCCATGTCGTACGTTCTCTTTTCCCACTCACCACTACGTTCTACTTGCTCAACTTGGCTGTAGTAATTATACTACCAAATTCTTTGGCGTTACCACGTTTGGTCGTGTGTATGGTGCCATCGTCTGTCTCTCGAAAATACCAGATATCTCTCAGCATGGGCTTGACGCATTGACGCATCGCATCAAACATTTAATGAGAACCCAATTCCAATCCATGCTGCCTTTGCAGTAGCAGGATTAGTTAATAGAACAGCGCTTGTGATCTTTGTTTTCGTGTCGGTGAGAAAGCTGAGACAACAGGATCGAATGGATGGGGTAGAGCGCGATGGGCTTCTTTTGGGAGcagacgaagaagaggacgAATAGGATGAAAGTTACCGTCGATCGGGTTAGCAGATTTATGAAATTGAACTGATTGAACCTGAGATTGGGATTCGGTTTCGAACTTTCTAACCTCTTCAACACTTTCCATCTCTTTAAATGTCACCTTTGAGACATATACGGCAACGATGTCTATCTAGTGGCACCAGGGTTATACCAGCACTAGCTCAGGATTATCAAGGCTTTTCTACTTGGAAAATTACACTTTTGGCATTTCCGATCACGATCTAAGATTCGACGCATCAAGAGACATGGAATGTCAAAGTTCCCTTGTAAACTCATAGCTGACTCTTTGTCGGAACTCTCCCCAGATGACACTTCCTCAACCACCCGATGACAAGTCGATGTCTCCGCTTCCTGGGAGTGTTCATTACTGTTGCCGGTTCTAATACTAATATTCCAGCTTGCATGGCATCCCAGGCGAAAAATTTGAGTGGTTAGTGAACGCGTGCTGTGTCCAGTGCTACCCTTGTAGGCTTCGGAGGTCTCGGTAGTATCGTGAGTAGCTTGGTGTTCCGGGAACAGGATGCACTGGGTACCGACCGGCAATGTATGCCGCTATCGCGTAGGTCTTCCTGTGTCTCCAATTGTGCTTGTGCACTAATTGGTTCACCAAAGATTCTGATCATCTCGATGTTTCTTGCTTTGAGTCTGTGGTTCCAGATCTGCAAAAAGTAGGCGGACCGGGGAAAGCGGATCGGTGACCAAGGGCGATGCGACCTTCCGTTATACGAATTGGAGTCGGGAAAACATTCATGCCTTAGATGGGATCAACAAAGTAACGCGAAGGCAGGTATTTTCCTTTCTACAATGCTTTTCTAAATAACCCGCTTAAACTGAAGCTCAAGGAAAGCTATGAGACTACCGGGGCCTTTCCCCTTGAGGAATTTGTGTAGTAGATGTACAGCAATTTTCCCGACGGAAAACCGGCCGTCTGCTCCGTATGGAAGGCGGTCAACAGCCGAGCTGGGGCTGCTGGCAGATTGTCGCAGCTATGATTGGTCGGATAAGAGAGGTTCCATATAATTCCTTATCGCCATTTTAagtttcccgacaggttcTCCGTCATCGGACAATCGGACAGGAAAAAGGCATGAAGCGTGGGCAATAAATATTATTTTTCTACAGTTCGGGCACTTTTGTCTTCTTCATTCTCCTAACTCATTGATTTACTGACTTACTTGTGGATGTGTTGAGTGCTTTCCATAAAAGCCCTCATTATCCTCCGGTCTCAGTATGGCGGCATCACTGTTTGCCCTTCGCGGCGGCCGCCAGCTTGCTCTGCGGTCGCGTGTTCGCGTGCCCACAATTGCCCGAGCTTCATTTTCACCATTGAATACTCGGAGAGCATTGAACACCTCGCAGCCTGTGACCCGTCGTGGGGTCTATACTAGCTCTGTCTCCGACCATGGAGATCCCCACCCCCAGGATATCTTCCAGCCTCTCGATACCTTCCCCCGCCGCCACATTGGCCCCTCTCCGGACGCCGCAGCAGAAATGCTTGCCATGCTCGACCCGCCAGTGGCATCCTTAGATGACTTCGTGAAGCAGGTCTTGCC
The nucleotide sequence above comes from Penicillium digitatum chromosome 1, complete sequence. Encoded proteins:
- a CDS encoding Major facilitator superfamily domain, general substrate transporter, encoding MATPWLILIALMTVLLMIRMNYFITTIRSQYEYMLRSIEEADRTGAFFNVALPVRGFLLTPVIGYLLDRLSVPMMLGLIVLFITVIGVLKSIPAFWADCMTFLLFVLLQSLYYSAMSNYTTKFFGVTTFGRVYGAIVCLSKIPDISQHGLDALTHRIKHLMRTQFQSMLPLQ